The Acidimicrobiales bacterium region GTAGAGGTAGTCGTCGCGCGAGCCGACGATGAGGGTCAGGCGACTCTGGGCGGCCTCGGTCAACGCCCGGGAGAACGCGATCGCACTCGAGGGATGGCAACCGTGGCCGGCACCGACGGGTAGCGGGCGCCACGGGTTGGGCTCACGGTCGAAGAGCTCGCAGGTGACCGACGGGAGCCCGATGTCGGTGGTCGTGTCCCATGCGGCGACCGCGACTCCCGCCTCGTCGCATCGCCGCAACAGCGCCCGGCAGTCCGGGTCGGCAACAGTGTCGAGCGCGATCCGGCGGGCGGCGCGTCGGGAATCGGAGCCCATCTCGAACAGGGTGGTCGAGTCCCGCTCGATGACCTCGCAGAGCCCGTGGCTGATCGCTTCGAGGGGGTGGTTGCCCGACGCGAGGCCGTTGGAGGTGGTGATGAAGCAGCCCGCCCCGGGGAACTTGGGGAAGCTGCAGTCCGTGGACACCACCTCTTCGGGAACCCACACCGGATCGCCGCTCACGATGTCGACGCCTTCTGCCCACAGGATCTGGAGCCCTCGATCGAACTTGCCGCCGATCGCCTTGGGCAGCCGGTCGATCTGGAGCATCCGTGCGCGAGACAGGACCTCGTTGGCGCTGGCCCGCCACAGTTGCCCGTCCATGTGCTCGGCATGCCAGAGCTCGATGCACTCCATCACACCCGACGCCTTGGCGGCGTCGAGGGTGAGGCCCTTGCCCTGGGAGACCGACAGGCCCCGGGAGTTGGGGCGGACGACCATCACGACGGGGATGCCGATGATGTCGAGCCCGGTCACGTTGGCGACGCGGGTGATTCCGAAGGCGTCGAAGCGTTCGCGGACCCATGCCACGGTCTCGTCGGGCGGACGCACCCGGTGGGTTCCGTGCACCGTGGTCTTTCCGGCGGTGCCGAACCGTTCCACCAGAGCATCGACGCCCGGCGGCCGGGCCGCCCCGGGCGAGCGAGGCTCGTCCCGGAGCGACCCGATCAGCACCTCGGTCATCGCCGGAAGTACTGAAGCGATGACGAGTCGACATCGGTCGGCTCGTCGCCGACACCGGCGGAGACGGGCAGCGATCCGAACGGCCCGGTCATGGCCTTCATCGGCTGAAAGATGTCGGATGGGAACGACGTCTGGGAGATGGTGCGGTTGAAGTCGAAGCCGGAGACCTCGTCGTCGGCGAAGGCCTCTCGTGCCACATCTGCACCTTCGCCTTCCACCTTGTAGTTCTGGAGGATCTCGTTGGGGATGAAGTACACCTCTCCCCCTCCCCCCTGGATGAGGGCTCCTTCGACCGACTTGCGTTCTTCACTGGCCATGATGTGCTCCTCGAGCGCTCGGGTGTAGCTGTCAACCTGGCCAGACGAGGAGATCCACCGGTGGTTACAGGGCGCGGACCGACTCGGCCTGCGCTGAGCGCTACGAGGTGCCGGAGCGGACCACGGCGAGGAAGCGGTCGATCGCCCGGAGGGTGTGAAGCGT contains the following coding sequences:
- a CDS encoding YcaO-like family protein, whose protein sequence is MTEVLIGSLRDEPRSPGAARPPGVDALVERFGTAGKTTVHGTHRVRPPDETVAWVRERFDAFGITRVANVTGLDIIGIPVVMVVRPNSRGLSVSQGKGLTLDAAKASGVMECIELWHAEHMDGQLWRASANEVLSRARMLQIDRLPKAIGGKFDRGLQILWAEGVDIVSGDPVWVPEEVVSTDCSFPKFPGAGCFITTSNGLASGNHPLEAISHGLCEVIERDSTTLFEMGSDSRRAARRIALDTVADPDCRALLRRCDEAGVAVAAWDTTTDIGLPSVTCELFDREPNPWRPLPVGAGHGCHPSSAIAFSRALTEAAQSRLTLIVGSRDDYLYRDYARSTGSESRAYQRRLLDEPTPRSFADLPSHATDSLEGDVELIVRLLTARGLDEVVTIDLTQHQHSIPVYKVVVPDLEHRGPGSQQYRPGPRAQAAIDRGRPA